In Pecten maximus unplaced genomic scaffold, xPecMax1.1, whole genome shotgun sequence, the DNA window gaaaatttgtttcttcagtttTTAGCTGTTTTCCCTGattaaataacatatgaaatgggtacattttatgtatgAGAATAAAGAGCATAGGGTCTTGaaatttggaaaatcaaaaatatacactcctactgaagaCAGGATTGAGGTGTAAAAAGACAGGAATTGCCCAGGTGGGGGTTCTCCAGTGCACTGTTAATGTCAGGGATacttactgtctttcgagtacccgtgtgctctaatatgccattaaacctatacaataacaacattaatgcgatagaaaaaacttcaaactttaatttgatataaatttcacatcatttgaacttcaaacgagcgaatgaagggatggtgtcactagtaataacacatagtaaattatttagttgtgcaAGTCCTTAATGAGATTTGCTTCAGTGTTTATAGAGTGGAGCTCTTTTGTAAAGGGGGGAAATATAGTAAGGCGTTATATGTATCCTTAATTGTTGACAGCCATGAAGGAACTGCAGATATACAGTGACCAGTGTAGTATTGACTCGGCTGACGTCAGTCTCATGTCCCGTTCCATGGATGTTTTCATCAGTTATCGGCGTGCCAACGGATCTCAACTTGCCAGGTTTGTTTAAGTAAATGAATGAACGAATGAATCAATAAATCAGGAttgatgaatgaatgaatgaatgaatgaatgaatgaatgaacaaatcaatgaatcaaaaaagaaagaaaaaaaaaggaaataaaaaagaaagaaagaaaaataaagaaataaaacaaacaattgattaaataaaaaaggaaaaaaatacattattgaataattattttaaaataaatagattaataaaacataaaatatgaatagataattcaaaatatttcaatttaaaactgACTATTTTTAAACTGGTTTCAGATTTATGACTGGTCATGAATTGCTCACAATTATTATGATACCTGTATCTTTGTACCTTTCTTATCACACTTTTTGTCTTGCAGTCTGTTAAAGGTTCATCTTCAGCTGCGAGGGTTTTCGGTTTTCCTTGACATTGAGAAACTACGAGCTGGGAAGTTTGACGAAGGGCTTCTGAGTAGTGTTAAAATGGCCaaacacttcatcattgttCTGACTCCAAACTCCCTGGACAGATGTATCGGCGACAACAACCAGAAAGACTGGGTCCACAAAGTAAGGTTTTAAACAGACATGACTTCCCATCATTCCGTAAATATTCTACATCTTCGACAAAGAATAATTGTGTTCCATCAAAATCACGAATAGTCCATAGTATCTCTTTATACGATACCAAAAGTGATAATTAGATACTTAATGCTATTACCACCTTCCAAAATTATGAGCTTCAAAATTTGTCTTCTATATATAGTGGATAGATAATTCATTTCACCAAAAGAAATTCTATCATGCTCCACTTTTAGATGGTGGGTCGATGATcgaaaatagtaaaaaaaaaaattgttaattgATCATTGATGACAACTTTGAAAAAGGCATTTTAAT includes these proteins:
- the LOC117319729 gene encoding sterile alpha and TIR motif-containing protein 1-like — protein: MSADYKSCDQSGLDDWLSEMNQEYRQYMYQMMKSGLDKRYLSHVCDDELMQDCGINNGIHRKRIMQKIAAMKELQIYSDQCSIDSADVSLMSRSMDVFISYRRANGSQLASLLKVHLQLRGFSVFLDIEKLRAGKFDEGLLSSVKMAKHFIIVLTPNSLDRCIGDNNQKDWVHKVRF